In the Sinorhizobium arboris LMG 14919 genome, one interval contains:
- a CDS encoding metal ABC transporter permease: MMSFDMLLAVFEFEFMRNALLISALVAIPTAMLSCFLVLKGWSLMGDAISHAVFPGVVVSYIVGLPLAVGAFAAGMCCALLTGYLKENSRIKQDTVMGVVFSGMFGLGLVLYTKIQSDVHLDHILFGDMLGIGWGDILETGLIALLAAGILSLKWRDLLLHAFDPAQARAIGLRVGWLHYGLLAILSLTIVGALKAVGLILAIAMLIAPGAIAYLVTRTFGAMLAVAVLVAVAASFCGVYLSFFIDSAPAPTIVLLMTAIFLLAFAYSSWRTARAEAQRTSVE; encoded by the coding sequence ATGATGTCCTTCGACATGCTCCTTGCCGTCTTCGAGTTCGAGTTCATGCGGAACGCGTTGCTGATCTCGGCCCTGGTCGCGATTCCGACGGCAATGCTCTCCTGCTTCCTGGTCCTCAAGGGCTGGTCGCTGATGGGCGACGCGATCTCTCACGCGGTGTTCCCCGGCGTCGTGGTCTCCTACATCGTCGGCCTGCCTCTCGCCGTCGGCGCCTTTGCCGCCGGCATGTGCTGCGCGCTTTTGACCGGCTACCTGAAGGAAAACAGCCGCATCAAGCAGGACACGGTGATGGGCGTCGTCTTTTCCGGCATGTTCGGCCTTGGCCTTGTGCTCTACACCAAGATCCAGAGCGACGTGCATCTCGATCACATCCTTTTCGGCGACATGCTCGGCATCGGCTGGGGCGACATCCTGGAGACGGGCCTCATCGCGCTTCTCGCCGCCGGCATCCTCAGCCTGAAGTGGCGCGACCTGCTGCTCCATGCCTTCGATCCAGCGCAGGCGCGCGCCATCGGCCTCAGGGTCGGTTGGTTGCACTACGGACTGCTTGCGATCCTCTCCTTGACGATCGTCGGCGCACTCAAGGCGGTCGGCCTGATCCTGGCCATCGCCATGCTGATTGCCCCTGGCGCGATCGCCTATCTCGTCACGCGGACATTCGGCGCCATGCTTGCGGTCGCCGTATTGGTCGCCGTCGCCGCCTCCTTCTGCGGCGTCTATCTCTCCTTCTTCATCGACAGCGCTCCGGCACCCACCATCGTCCTCCTGATGACGGCGATATTCCTCCTCGCCTTCGCCTATTCCAGCTGGAGGACGGCCCGCGCCGAAGCGCAGCGGACAAGCGTGGAATAG
- a CDS encoding DUF6030 family protein yields MEKKQKGRSGIAFFFAAVGLIFTAIAATVLLANEQRHLKRLLANLGFAMPPPQVEQQPEAAPGPRRKAEPAKVLLPPYIFTDLRTPEQQFIRQIRSDPRALCEGLREAGFRDLEWKSAESGRWECSSLVPFARPGQETSSSIFILVKGRGEEEITSFRVKLNIEHNGDTPVVTSAAAKAASVFLSEVRWAGSASIALSIQGLQEFDLKRFGSRIQFKREMGDTPRYNFLASQEAQTRPKSIAELYFDREKWLAPGDGTIVSFVRGPSAWARPAPPAEPQAAARQPGNRAATPER; encoded by the coding sequence ATGGAGAAGAAGCAGAAAGGCCGTTCCGGCATCGCTTTCTTCTTCGCTGCCGTGGGCCTCATCTTCACGGCGATCGCCGCTACTGTGCTCCTGGCCAACGAGCAGCGTCACCTGAAGCGGCTGCTTGCGAACCTGGGCTTCGCGATGCCGCCGCCGCAAGTGGAGCAACAGCCGGAGGCTGCCCCCGGTCCGCGTCGAAAGGCCGAACCGGCAAAGGTGCTCCTGCCCCCCTACATATTCACCGATCTTCGGACGCCGGAGCAGCAGTTCATCCGCCAGATCCGCAGCGATCCGCGCGCCCTGTGCGAAGGGCTGCGCGAGGCCGGCTTCCGCGACCTCGAATGGAAATCCGCCGAAAGCGGCCGCTGGGAATGCTCATCGCTCGTTCCCTTCGCCCGCCCCGGCCAGGAAACGAGCTCGTCCATCTTCATCCTGGTCAAAGGCCGCGGAGAGGAGGAGATCACCTCCTTTCGCGTGAAGCTCAATATCGAGCACAATGGGGACACGCCCGTTGTCACCAGCGCTGCGGCCAAGGCAGCTTCCGTCTTCTTGAGCGAGGTTCGTTGGGCCGGCAGCGCAAGCATAGCCCTCAGCATCCAGGGCCTGCAGGAGTTCGACCTCAAGCGGTTCGGCAGCCGCATCCAGTTCAAACGGGAGATGGGAGACACGCCCCGCTACAATTTCCTGGCCAGCCAGGAGGCGCAAACGCGGCCGAAGAGCATCGCCGAGCTCTATTTCGACCGCGAAAAATGGCTCGCACCGGGCGACGGAACGATCGTGTCCTTCGTCCGGGGCCCGAGCGCCTGGGCACGGCCAGCCCCGCCGGCAGAACCGCAGGCCGCCGCGCGGCAGCCAGGCAACCGGGCAGCAACTCCCGAGCGGTAA
- a CDS encoding Lrp/AsnC family transcriptional regulator: MHVSDKDRELLAILSENARMPTATIARRLGLSRSTVQARIERLEREGVIAGYGVRLSESYEKGLVRAHVLITIAPRALSRVTPELAAIREIRMLHSVSGSFDLIAVVAAASISELDLLIDRIGEIEGVERTLSSIILSTRIDR, from the coding sequence ATGCATGTTTCCGACAAGGACCGTGAACTCCTCGCCATCTTGAGCGAGAACGCCCGCATGCCGACGGCGACAATTGCGCGTCGGCTCGGCCTGTCGCGCTCGACCGTGCAGGCGCGCATCGAGCGGCTGGAGCGCGAGGGCGTGATCGCAGGCTATGGCGTGCGCCTGTCGGAAAGCTATGAGAAGGGCCTGGTGCGGGCGCATGTCCTGATCACGATCGCACCGCGGGCGCTGAGCCGGGTCACGCCCGAACTTGCCGCCATCCGCGAAATCCGCATGCTGCACTCGGTCAGCGGCAGCTTCGACCTGATCGCGGTCGTCGCTGCGGCTTCGATCAGCGAGCTGGACTTGTTGATCGACCGCATCGGCGAAATCGAAGGCGTCGAAAGGACCCTGTCGTCGATCATCCTTTCGACACGCATCGACCGCTGA
- a CDS encoding saccharopine dehydrogenase family protein, whose product MKDIVVIGAGKIGSTIARMLAHSGDYRVCVADRSAEQLQQVEKHDAVSTAVIDITDRKALVTLLSGKFAVLSAAPFHLTVAIAEAAAEAEIHYLDLTEDVESTRQVKAIAAEAKTAFIPQCGLAPGFISIVANDLTRHFDTLESVRMRVGALPQYPSNALNYNLTWSTDGVINEYIEPCEAIVEGSLIEVPAMEEREEFSLDGVTYEAFNTSGGLGTLCETLKGKVRTLNYKTIRYPGHAAIFKALLNDLGLRHRREVLKDILENALPTTTQDVVVIFVTVSGFREGRLVQETYANKVYSGVVAGRMQSGIQITTAGSICAVLDMLADGKIPTKGFVRQEDIALDAFLANRFGHYYAQKHETERAAS is encoded by the coding sequence ATGAAAGACATCGTCGTCATCGGCGCCGGTAAGATCGGCTCCACAATCGCGCGCATGCTGGCACATAGCGGCGACTATCGCGTCTGCGTCGCCGATCGCAGCGCCGAGCAGTTGCAGCAGGTCGAGAAGCACGATGCGGTCTCGACCGCCGTCATCGATATCACCGACAGGAAGGCGCTGGTCACCCTGCTCTCCGGCAAGTTCGCCGTGCTCAGCGCCGCGCCGTTTCATCTGACAGTCGCGATCGCCGAAGCTGCAGCAGAGGCGGAGATCCACTATCTCGACCTGACGGAGGACGTCGAATCGACCCGCCAGGTCAAGGCGATCGCCGCTGAAGCCAAGACCGCCTTCATCCCGCAATGCGGCCTTGCGCCGGGCTTCATCTCGATCGTCGCCAATGATCTTACCCGGCATTTCGATACGCTCGAAAGCGTCCGCATGCGCGTCGGCGCCTTGCCGCAATATCCGTCGAACGCTCTGAACTATAATCTCACCTGGAGCACCGACGGCGTCATCAACGAATATATCGAGCCCTGCGAGGCGATCGTCGAGGGCTCGCTGATCGAGGTTCCCGCTATGGAAGAGCGCGAGGAGTTTTCGCTCGACGGCGTAACCTACGAGGCCTTCAACACCTCCGGCGGCCTCGGCACGCTTTGCGAAACGCTCAAGGGCAAGGTCCGGACCCTCAACTACAAGACGATCCGCTATCCCGGCCATGCCGCGATCTTCAAGGCGCTCCTGAACGACCTCGGCCTGCGTCATCGTCGGGAAGTGCTGAAGGACATTCTCGAAAACGCGCTGCCGACGACGACCCAGGACGTGGTGGTGATCTTCGTCACCGTCTCGGGCTTCCGCGAGGGACGCCTGGTCCAGGAGACCTACGCCAACAAGGTCTATAGCGGAGTCGTCGCGGGACGCATGCAGAGCGGCATCCAGATCACGACCGCCGGCAGCATCTGCGCCGTTCTCGACATGCTCGCCGACGGCAAGATCCCCACGAAGGGCTTCGTCCGCCAGGAAGATATCGCGCTCGACGCCTTCCTCGCCAACCGCTTCGGCCACTACTACGCCCAGAAGCACGAGACGGAACGCGCGGCGAGCTGA
- a CDS encoding F0F1 ATP synthase subunit epsilon — MAESFNFELVSPERLLVSEKVTEVVIPATEGEMTVMANHAPTMTTVKPGVVALKTAAGKTERYAVFGGFADILPSGCTLLAESAVHVDELDSTVLENRIEAARAELEGASDEKKTRLEQFIAELTKLGEIVIPA, encoded by the coding sequence ATGGCCGAAAGTTTCAATTTTGAGCTTGTTTCCCCCGAGCGCCTCCTGGTCTCGGAGAAGGTAACGGAAGTCGTCATTCCGGCGACCGAGGGCGAGATGACCGTGATGGCCAATCACGCGCCGACCATGACGACCGTCAAGCCTGGCGTCGTGGCTCTGAAAACGGCTGCCGGAAAGACCGAGCGCTACGCCGTGTTCGGCGGCTTCGCCGATATCCTGCCTTCGGGCTGCACGCTGCTGGCCGAATCCGCCGTCCACGTCGACGAACTGGATAGCACGGTTCTCGAGAACCGCATCGAAGCGGCACGCGCCGAACTCGAAGGCGCCAGCGACGAGAAGAAGACGCGTCTGGAACAATTCATCGCCGAGCTGACGAAACTCGGGGAGATCGTGATTCCGGCCTGA
- the atpD gene encoding F0F1 ATP synthase subunit beta, with translation MAKAATPKETAAAKKPAAPKKAASAKTVVAATGAVGRVTQVIGAVVDVAFEEGQLPQILNALETDNNGNRLVLEVAQHLGENSVRTIAMDSTEGLVRGQKVTDTGGPIAVPVGKETLGRIMNVIGEPVDEAGPVVTKARRAIHQDAPAYVEQSTEAQILVTGIKVVDLLAPYAKGGKIGLFGGAGVGKTVLIMELINNVAKAHGGYSVFAGVGERTREGNDLYHEMIESGVNKLGGGEGSKAALVYGQMNEPPGARARVALTGLTVAEHFRDEGQDVLFFVDNIFRFTQAGSEVSALLGRIPSAVGYQPTLATDMGAMQERITTTTKGSITSVQAIYVPADDLTDPAPATSFAHLDATTVLSRSIAEKGIYPAVDPLDSTSRMLDPMIVGEEHYEVSRKVQSTLQRYKALQDIIAILGMDELSEEDKLAVARARKIERFLSQPFFVAEVFTGSPGKLVALEDTIKGFKGLVNGEYDHLPEAAFYMVGSIEEAIEKAKKLAAEAA, from the coding sequence ATGGCTAAGGCAGCTACCCCGAAAGAAACCGCAGCGGCGAAGAAGCCGGCTGCTCCGAAGAAGGCAGCTTCCGCCAAGACAGTCGTTGCGGCTACCGGTGCTGTCGGCCGCGTGACGCAGGTCATCGGCGCCGTCGTCGACGTCGCCTTCGAAGAAGGCCAGCTCCCGCAGATCCTGAACGCGCTGGAAACCGACAACAACGGCAACCGCCTCGTTCTCGAAGTCGCGCAGCATCTCGGAGAGAACTCCGTCCGCACGATCGCCATGGACTCGACCGAAGGTCTCGTCCGCGGTCAGAAGGTCACCGACACGGGTGGCCCGATCGCGGTTCCGGTCGGCAAGGAAACGCTCGGCCGCATCATGAACGTCATCGGCGAGCCGGTCGACGAAGCCGGTCCGGTCGTGACCAAGGCCCGCCGCGCGATCCACCAGGACGCCCCGGCCTATGTCGAACAGTCGACGGAAGCGCAGATCCTCGTCACCGGCATCAAGGTCGTCGACCTGCTTGCTCCTTATGCAAAGGGCGGCAAGATCGGCCTCTTCGGCGGCGCCGGCGTCGGCAAGACCGTTCTGATCATGGAACTGATCAACAACGTCGCCAAGGCGCACGGCGGTTACTCGGTCTTCGCAGGCGTCGGCGAGCGTACGCGTGAAGGCAACGACCTCTATCACGAAATGATCGAATCGGGCGTGAACAAGCTCGGCGGCGGCGAAGGGTCCAAGGCTGCGCTGGTTTACGGTCAGATGAACGAACCGCCGGGTGCCCGCGCTCGCGTGGCACTGACCGGCTTGACGGTCGCCGAGCACTTCCGCGACGAAGGTCAGGACGTTCTCTTCTTCGTCGACAACATCTTCCGCTTCACTCAGGCAGGTTCGGAAGTGTCCGCTCTGCTCGGCCGCATTCCGTCGGCCGTGGGCTATCAGCCGACGCTCGCGACCGACATGGGCGCGATGCAGGAGCGCATCACCACCACCACCAAAGGCTCGATCACCTCGGTTCAGGCGATCTACGTTCCTGCTGACGACTTGACCGACCCGGCGCCGGCGACCTCGTTCGCCCACCTCGATGCGACGACCGTTCTTTCGCGCTCGATCGCCGAGAAGGGCATCTATCCGGCCGTGGACCCGCTCGACTCGACCTCGCGCATGCTCGACCCGATGATCGTCGGCGAAGAGCACTACGAAGTCTCGCGCAAGGTGCAGTCGACCCTGCAGCGCTATAAGGCGCTCCAGGACATCATCGCGATTCTCGGCATGGACGAACTTTCCGAAGAGGACAAGCTCGCCGTTGCCCGCGCCCGCAAGATCGAGCGCTTCCTGTCGCAGCCGTTCTTCGTCGCCGAAGTCTTCACCGGTTCTCCGGGCAAGCTCGTCGCCCTCGAAGATACGATCAAGGGCTTCAAAGGCCTGGTCAACGGCGAGTACGACCACCTGCCGGAAGCCGCCTTCTACATGGTGGGCTCCATCGAGGAAGCCATCGAGAAGGCCAAGAAGCTGGCTGCCGAGGCCGCCTAA
- a CDS encoding F0F1 ATP synthase subunit gamma: MPSLKDLKNRIASVKATQKITKAMKMVAAAKLRRAQEAAEAARPYSQRMAAVLANIAQAVGADDSAPRLMTGTGKDDTHLLIVCTAERGLCGGFNSQIARFARDHVRKLLAQGKTVKIICVGKKGFDILRREFASLIIDRVDLREVKKIGFENADRIGHKVIELFEKGEFDVCTLFYSEFKSVISQIPTAQQLIPASAGEVAAAEGESASAIYEYEPEAGAILADLIPRNISVQIFRALLENVAGEMGAKMSAMDNATRNAGEMINKLTLNYNRQRQAQITKELIEIISGAEAL, from the coding sequence ATGCCTTCACTTAAGGATCTGAAGAACCGGATCGCCTCCGTCAAGGCGACGCAGAAGATCACCAAGGCGATGAAAATGGTCGCTGCGGCGAAACTTCGGCGTGCCCAGGAGGCGGCCGAGGCCGCCCGGCCCTATTCGCAGCGCATGGCTGCCGTTCTTGCCAATATCGCTCAGGCGGTCGGTGCGGACGACAGTGCGCCGCGGCTGATGACGGGGACCGGCAAGGACGACACGCATCTCCTGATCGTGTGCACGGCCGAACGTGGGCTTTGCGGCGGCTTCAACTCGCAGATCGCCCGCTTTGCCCGCGACCATGTGCGCAAACTGCTCGCGCAGGGCAAGACGGTCAAGATCATCTGCGTCGGCAAGAAGGGATTCGATATTCTGCGGCGAGAATTCGCGTCGCTGATCATCGACCGCGTCGATCTGCGTGAAGTCAAGAAGATCGGCTTCGAAAATGCGGATCGGATCGGGCACAAGGTCATCGAGCTCTTTGAAAAGGGCGAGTTCGACGTGTGCACCCTGTTCTATTCCGAGTTCAAGTCCGTCATTTCCCAGATCCCGACGGCCCAGCAGCTCATCCCGGCATCGGCCGGCGAAGTGGCTGCTGCCGAGGGCGAGAGCGCATCGGCCATCTACGAATACGAGCCGGAAGCAGGCGCGATCCTCGCCGATCTCATTCCGCGCAACATCTCCGTGCAGATCTTCCGGGCCCTGCTCGAGAACGTCGCGGGTGAAATGGGCGCGAAGATGAGTGCCATGGACAATGCGACGCGCAATGCGGGTGAGATGATCAACAAGCTGACGCTCAACTACAACCGTCAGCGGCAGGCGCAGATCACCAAGGAACTCATTGAAATCATCTCTGGCGCGGAAGCGCTCTAA
- the atpA gene encoding F0F1 ATP synthase subunit alpha, translated as MDIRAAEISAILKDQIKNFGQEAEVSEVGQVLSVGDGIARVYGLDNVQAGEMVEFPGGIRGMALNLEADNVGVVIFGSDRDIKEGDTVKRTGAIVDVPVGPELLGRVVDALGNPIDGKGPINAKQRARVDVKAPGIIPRKSVHEPMSTGLKAIDALIPVGRGQRELVIGDRQTGKTAIILDTFLNQKPIHDNGPEQDKLYCVYVAIGQKRSTVAQFVKVLEERGALQYSIIVAATASDPAPMQYLAPFAGCAMGEYFRDNGKHALIGYDDLSKQAVAYRQMSLLLRRPPGREAYPGDVFYLHSRLLERAAKLSDERGAGSLTALPVIETQGNDVSAFIPTNVISITDGQIFLETDLFYQGIRPAVNVGLSVSRVGSSAQIKAMKQVAGSIKGELAQYREMAAFAQFGSDLDAATQRLLNRGARLTELLKQPQFSPLKTEEQVAVIFAGVNGYLDKLPVSDVGKFEQGLLSYLRSEGKAVLDAIRTEKAISDDTKAKLKAAIDSFAKSFA; from the coding sequence ATGGATATCCGCGCCGCGGAAATTTCCGCAATTCTTAAAGATCAGATCAAAAATTTCGGCCAGGAAGCGGAGGTTTCCGAGGTCGGCCAGGTGCTTTCCGTCGGTGACGGTATTGCCCGCGTCTACGGCCTCGACAACGTTCAGGCAGGTGAGATGGTCGAATTCCCGGGCGGAATTCGCGGCATGGCGCTGAACCTGGAAGCCGACAATGTCGGTGTGGTTATCTTCGGCTCCGACCGCGACATCAAGGAAGGCGACACCGTCAAGCGGACCGGCGCCATCGTGGACGTTCCGGTTGGTCCGGAGCTGCTCGGCCGCGTCGTCGACGCGCTCGGCAACCCGATCGACGGCAAAGGGCCGATCAACGCCAAGCAGCGCGCACGCGTCGACGTCAAGGCGCCCGGCATCATTCCGCGCAAGTCGGTCCACGAGCCTATGTCGACCGGCCTCAAGGCCATCGACGCCCTGATCCCGGTCGGCCGCGGCCAGCGCGAGCTCGTCATCGGCGACCGTCAGACCGGCAAGACCGCGATCATCCTCGACACCTTCCTGAACCAGAAGCCGATTCACGACAACGGCCCGGAGCAGGACAAGCTCTATTGCGTCTATGTCGCCATCGGCCAGAAGCGTTCGACGGTTGCGCAGTTCGTCAAGGTTCTCGAAGAGCGCGGAGCGCTGCAGTACTCGATCATCGTCGCTGCGACCGCTTCCGACCCGGCTCCGATGCAGTATCTCGCTCCCTTCGCCGGCTGCGCGATGGGCGAATACTTCCGCGACAACGGCAAGCATGCGCTGATCGGCTATGACGATCTTTCCAAGCAGGCCGTCGCCTACCGCCAGATGTCGCTGCTCCTGCGTCGCCCGCCGGGCCGCGAAGCCTATCCGGGCGACGTCTTCTACCTGCATTCGCGCCTCCTGGAGCGCGCCGCCAAGCTCTCCGACGAGCGTGGCGCCGGTTCGCTGACGGCTCTGCCGGTCATCGAGACGCAGGGCAACGACGTGTCGGCGTTCATTCCGACCAACGTGATTTCGATCACCGACGGTCAGATCTTCCTTGAGACCGACCTGTTCTATCAGGGTATCCGCCCGGCCGTTAACGTCGGTCTGTCGGTCTCGCGCGTCGGCTCGTCCGCCCAGATCAAGGCGATGAAGCAGGTCGCCGGCTCGATCAAGGGCGAGCTCGCCCAGTACCGCGAAATGGCGGCCTTCGCCCAGTTCGGTTCGGACCTCGACGCCGCGACACAGCGCCTGCTCAACCGCGGCGCCCGCCTGACGGAACTTTTGAAGCAGCCGCAGTTCTCGCCGCTGAAGACGGAAGAGCAGGTCGCGGTCATCTTCGCCGGCGTCAACGGCTACCTCGACAAGCTGCCGGTCAGCGACGTCGGCAAGTTCGAGCAGGGTCTCCTTTCCTATCTGCGTTCGGAAGGTAAGGCCGTTCTGGATGCCATCCGCACGGAAAAGGCGATCTCGGACGACACCAAGGCCAAGCTGAAGGCCGCAATCGACAGCTTCGCCAAGTCTTTCGCCTGA
- a CDS encoding F0F1 ATP synthase subunit delta, producing the protein MPVADTSQLISGVAERYASSLFELALEAGSIEAVGADLTRIQALIDGSEDLKRLIVSPVFSADDQFKAISALVEKFGFSGLVGNFLKVVARNRRLFVLPGIIKAFRLLAARHKGEITADVTSAHALTPAQETELKATLKGVTGKDVAVNVTVDPSILGGLIVKVGSRQIDTSLRTKLSTLKLALKEVG; encoded by the coding sequence GTGCCCGTGGCAGACACATCCCAGCTCATTTCCGGTGTTGCAGAAAGATATGCCTCTTCGCTTTTCGAGCTCGCTCTGGAAGCCGGATCGATCGAGGCGGTCGGTGCCGACCTGACGCGCATCCAGGCGCTGATCGACGGGAGCGAGGATCTGAAGCGGCTGATCGTAAGTCCGGTCTTTTCTGCCGACGACCAGTTCAAGGCGATTTCCGCCCTCGTCGAGAAGTTCGGCTTCTCCGGGCTGGTCGGAAACTTTCTCAAGGTCGTCGCCCGCAATCGCCGTCTCTTCGTGCTGCCGGGCATCATCAAGGCATTCCGCCTGCTCGCTGCCCGCCACAAAGGCGAAATCACAGCCGACGTCACGTCGGCGCATGCGCTGACCCCGGCGCAGGAAACCGAATTGAAGGCGACGCTGAAAGGCGTCACCGGCAAAGACGTGGCGGTAAACGTCACCGTCGACCCGTCTATTCTTGGAGGTCTGATCGTCAAGGTCGGGTCCCGCCAGATTGACACCTCCCTTCGCACCAAACTCTCTACCCTTAAGCTTGCACTGAAAGAGGTCGGCTGA
- a CDS encoding AGROH133_08824 family phage infection protein produces MEFYIPTETGELLAFCAAALAALIGLVMLFAPRLTFRAAGIGIAEGRRGGLAEARSTMGGMHLGLGLGAILLAQPMVYLAVGAAFALAAFGRILSIMSDNGATLFNWLALLVQASLAILPLAYVFGLI; encoded by the coding sequence ATGGAGTTCTACATACCGACGGAAACGGGGGAACTCCTGGCCTTTTGTGCGGCGGCGCTTGCGGCGCTGATCGGCCTCGTCATGCTCTTTGCGCCGCGCCTGACCTTTCGTGCCGCCGGGATCGGAATCGCCGAGGGGCGACGGGGAGGGCTGGCGGAGGCCCGCTCCACCATGGGCGGCATGCATCTCGGGCTGGGGCTCGGGGCTATCCTGCTTGCTCAGCCGATGGTCTATCTCGCCGTCGGTGCGGCTTTCGCGCTCGCGGCCTTCGGTCGCATCCTGTCGATCATGAGCGACAACGGCGCGACCCTCTTCAACTGGCTCGCGCTCCTCGTCCAGGCGTCGCTTGCGATCCTCCCTCTTGCCTATGTTTTCGGGCTGATCTGA